Within Vicia villosa cultivar HV-30 ecotype Madison, WI linkage group LG1, Vvil1.0, whole genome shotgun sequence, the genomic segment CAAAGTAATAGAAAATCTCCAACCCCCAAAAACAGTTAGAGAGATACAGAGCTTCTTAGGACACGCAGGTTTCTACAGAAGATTCATAAAGGACTTTTCTAAGATATCTAAACCTCTGACTAGCCTCCTAATGAAAGACGTTGAGTTTAACTTCAATGATGAATGTCTAGAAGCCTTTGAAGTACTAAAGACAGCCCTGATATCCGCACCCATAATGCAACCACCCGACTGGAATTTACCATTTGAAATTATATGTGATGCAAGCGACTATGCTGTAGGAgcagtcttaggccaaaggaaagaTAAGAAACTCCACGCAATATACTATGCAAGTAGGACCTTAGACCCTGCGCAAATGTATTACGCCATAACCGAAAAGGAACTCCTGGCCGTGGTCTTTGCGTTAGATAAGTTTTGTTCCTATCTGATAGGAGCAAAGATAATAGTTTACACCGACCATGCAGCCATTAGGTATCTACTAGCTAAACAAGATGCAAAACCTAGACTATTAAGGTGGATCCTACTACTAcaagaatttgatttggaaatcaaagataaaaagggaaccgAAAACATTGTAGCCGACCATTTATCTAGGATGGAAGGtattaaaacaaaagaaacaccaatcaacgatgatttcccttatgaacgcTTAATAGCACATTTAGAATCCGAAAGCGACACATTGGAACAACCTAAAGCGCAAACCGTTAACACACTAAGTACCGGAGACACACTGCCATGGTATGCTGATTTCGTCAACTACCTAGTGGCGAGAGTGCTTCCGCCTGACATGACttatcaacaaaagaagaagttcttccatgacCTTCAACAATACTATTGGGCTGAAATCTTACTATTCAAGAGAGGCGCTAATGGGATATTTCGCCGATGTGTTCcagaagaagaaatagaaagtATAATACAGCATTGCCATGATGCCCCCTATGGTGGGCATGCAAGAACATCAAAGACATGCGCTAAGATTCTGCAAACCGGTCTCttttggcccaacctgtggaaggaCGTCCACATCGCTGTTAGGAACTGCAACCGATGTCAGCGCACTGGAAACATATCTAGGAGAGATGAAATGCCACAAAAGggcattttagaagtagaaatctTTGATGTGTGGGGGATCGATTTTATGGGACCTTTCCCATCGTCCTTTGGTAATAACTACATACTTGTCGCAGTCGATTACGTATCTAAATGGATAGAAGTTGTAGCCTCACCCACAAACGATGCACAAGTAGTTATTAAgctattcaaaaatataatatttccAAGATTTGGTGTACCATGATTAGTCATTAGCGACGGAGGATCCCACTTCATATCTAGAATTTTCGAAAAACTCTTAGTGAAATATGGAGTCCGACACCGTGTAGCAACACCTTACCACCCACAAACGAGCGAATAAGTTGAAGTCTCGAATAGAAAAATCAAGCAAATACTTGAAAGGACTGTTGCCACATCTAGGATGGATTGGTCAACTAAGTTACACGAAGCACTATGGGCGTATAGAACCGCCTACAAGACACTAATAGGAACCACACCCTTCAAATTAGTATACGGTAAAACATGTCATCTACCGGTAGAACTAGAGCATAAAGCCTACTGGGCAATAAAAACCTTAAACCTAAGTTATACTGGTGCAGGCGACAGAAGGCTATTAGACATTAACGAGTTGGAAGAAATTAGATTGGATGCTTACGAGAATGCTAAGATTtacaaagaaagaacaaagaaGTGGCACGATAAACGCATCTCAAGGAAGGAATTCAATGAAGGAGATGTGGTGCTACTATTTAATTCTCGACTTAAGCTATTCCCAAGAAAACTTCGTTCAAGATGGTCTGGTCCAttcgaagttaccaaagtatatcCGAGTGGCGCTgtcgaaattaaaggaaaatcaagTGATAGCTTCGTTGTAAACGGGCAGCGATTGAAACACTACCATATTGTTGAAAACAAAGACTACATTGATAGTCTTAAGCTCGTAGAGTTAATCGCCGAGTCGAAGAACTAACCATCGATTCGTCGAGCttgcgacgttaaacaaagcgcttccgtgggagacaacccaccttttaactttaattttcttttaaattattttaattttaagtgatttattaaaatttatcttcttttctttctgcACTCCATTTCCAAAATACTAACTCTTTGTTTTAAATCATACTAACTTAAAACTTTTCTttctgattttaaaaacttccagGGTACTAACCActtttgtcgcacgctcgcgaaaaatgaacagagtcgccaccaatatatttatcccataagggaaaggaatatcagaaaacctagcaaaggaaggaacagggtcttgcgaccagagaatctaggtacgggagtcggttacgcgaggggaaggtattagcacccctcgcgcccatcgtactcgatggtatccacctatgtttgtttctatctaaagggtgtctaatgtctaaaacctaaatgcgaatgaatgcaaaagaaatacggggaaaagaaggaattatttacaagtgtgctcgttcaagccccgcgacttgatgcgtacgtatccttttcaggaatcagagcgccgtagttcggctcatatgtttttgtttgtttttgtgttttttagttgggcggagttaacgctcgcgctcttgcataaggggacagcctaggatgcaatggagcggagataacaatgcccttaagaaaggagagaagagagagagagtttgagtgtttcgaggaaatccctaaggcaagggaaactcgagttactctttggtttgggtcttttagaatttgggaacttacgcccgaatggttccctaaagcaagggagatccaagcactcgaatgattccctaaagcaagggagattcaagcttccattccctttttaatgattttcacttttttattaatgttttaagtattttctttgtattttttaaagggattttattttgaatatttttagatgttttagtgttgtaagagaaaaagaatgaaaagagggggactagcctaatttctaagcctagttGTTATTATTTCTACCCAAGTGATCATACAAACAGTATCAAcgaaataggccaaaaatatggccaaaagctagcaacaaaatcacacaacaattataccaaaaaacatggaaatgatacaaaataataaaagaatcAATTCAAGATTAGTTacaaaatttaaactaaaaataccactatttttatgagtttttatgggTTATTTCATTATCTAAAAAGGTATCAAAAAAACTAAGTAGAAAAACCTAAAAACTACCAATTAAATGTGAATCAGGGGGGTGTGAAGAGTACATGCGCAGGTCTGGTACAGAGGCCCAAAAGGTTTTTTGTTGTTCATGTTTTTGGCCAAAAAGTGGAGGTGTAACGGGCCTAACTGAGGTGCGAACAGGGGATTTCATACTAGGCCCAGATGCTGATTGCTTTGATTCACTGTATCCAATTTTTATTcagatttttatttaataaaagtaattgaattaaaaacaaaaattaaaaaaaagaaaggggattagggttcattttgagacgatttagctCACTCTCAGACTCCTCCTCACTCTCGCAACAAACGGCGCCGACGGCGCCCTCCCCTATCTCCGATTCAATCTCCGACCACCACAAATTGCATCCCCTTCCTCACGACCTAAGTCACTCTCCCTCTGAATTCATCTTCTCAATTTCTTATTGATTATCAACTTAAACCTAAACCTCCAAATCTACATCACAAAACCTTACAGACCCGAAATCAAAACCTAAGTTGAGAAGGAACCTGGATTTGGGCGATTAGCGAGGAATTACGACCCGTGCAATCAATAACGCCATCAATTGCGTCCAGAACGAACGGAGAAACTTTGCGTCATATCTCAACGGCGGCGAGGACGTCGGTCTCGATGGAAGATTCTCAGGTACCGACATGTTTCATTTCGATTCAGCACCTCATCTCATtaccttcttctctttcttctttctgtTTTTGAATTATTCTGGAATTTCTGTGTGTTGCCGCTGCTGAGTGATTGTTGTTGTGCGTTGAGAGAGAATGCCGAGGAAGATGATGGAAATTAGGCTTAGCACACCTTCATTCAGAGTTCAAAGATGGAACTCTGATGAAGATTGGTGGTTGTGCTTTGGTGAGAATGGAGAAGATGTGGTTGCAGAGAGTGAGcagagagaagatgaagatgattggtgAGTGTGATGAATGAAGCGTGTGACATGGAGAATTGAGATGAAGAATGGTAGAGTGTGGTGGTTATggtgtgaagatgatgaagattgtggAGAAGGTGAAGTGAGAATGGAGAAAGTAGCGTGGAGTTTGAATTGTGGATGGAGAGGAGAATATATAGGTGAGAAGATTGAAGAGATTCAGTTAGAGAGTGATTTAGAACCCTTGGATTAGAGGGGAGTTTGTTGAAGATTGAAGGCTTGGATTGAATCAGTTAGAAGTTGGTTATCTCTGTTTTTTTTCAGTTGTTATTGTTAGTTATTCTGGACTCACTGAGTTGATTAGCAACTCAGTTAGTTACAAATCAGAACTCAGTTAATTGGGAAAACAATTAGTTAGTTTATGCAGTGAAGTTTGTGTTGTTAGTTAGCAGTTAGGGATTAGTATAGGTTGTTATGGTTAGGAAAAGTTAGGAATtctgtttgttgttttttttctgtTATGAATGATTGTTAGTCACTGTGGGTTTGAATCAAGTAATGAAGAGAATTGTCAACCTATTAGTGGTATTTGGTGGGTTGAAAGTGAATGTTGATTTGATCCTATTTCTGTTATTCACTTGTGAAGAAACCATTAGAATGTTGACAAATGAAATGAAGTTAGAGAGGTTAGTTACAATGGGTTTTGATGAAATGAAGTCGTATCGATGTCGCACCTTTTGAAATCCTCTTTATGTATGCATTATCTTGAAATGGCCTCTAAATGTTACTGATGTAAACAGCTTTACGATGCGTGCCTTGAACTGTATGTCATTCCTTTGAACTTGTATGCTgacatggttttttttttgttgaacgaAAGTCATACCGTATTGTTCATAATAGTTTGTTAGGTATAAATCTGATTTGAAGTGAGCCTGTCCTTGAGTGCTAATGAACCTGATTGAATTGTGTGATTTTCTGCATAGGTGTTTGTGTAACAGTCCACTGTGAATGTGTGTTTAGGTATGTGAAATGTATTTGTATTAACTGGTGAGTTATTAACAGGTGCGGCGCATTGTTTTGGTTTATGCAGGGCTGGATTTCATTGGCGTTAAAGTGATTTGAATGTAGAGTGGGAACTGTTTGGATTTTGAAACTGGATGCGTGGtatggttttgaatttgtgagttttggtttttttttataatatagtgGGCTGAATTGGTGCAGCAGATTCATCTGTGATTGTTTAGTATGGAATGTGTGAATTCAGGTTGACTGATTTATGATGATGCAGGTTTATATGAAGTCAGACTTCGTGCAGTAGGTTTTATGGAGGATTGAAGAATGAAGGTTGATGAAATGGCTTGGTCACAAAGGAAACTTGAAGCATCTTAATGTTGAGTCACGAATATGCTGAACAGAAAGAAGATAGGTCTAGGACAgggtgttgactttggtcaactgtttgaccaaaagtcaacatttgactaaaagtcaactagaagtcaaaatattttttgggTGAAATTTTCAACATAGTTTGTATGTAATGGATTTGGTCAATGCTAATGAAATGTGGACTTCTCATGACTTTTCTTGTGTAttccttttatgtagtatatggaTTTTGTAATGGATTGGGTTTCAAACATGAAATATGTAATGCCTTTTGTAATGAAATTTGTATGAAGTGTATGAATGTTTAAGTATATATGGACTTTGGATCCTTTGAATGTGTAGATTTTGAATGAATGAATGGTGAACTTGTATGATACAAACCATCTTTGACATGCACCTTGAATTGTATTCAGATGAAATCTTGATCAAAACTCATACACGCACTCCTTAAATCCTATCCTTGCGTGTATACCAGTTTTGATAAATTGAAACAAACTTGACCTCATATGCCATCACTTGAATTCAAATTTTGAGTTTACTCGTATTTTGAAACGAAACACCTGATAAACGCACTTCTTTAACTTTGATGGAGTCACCCTTTTTCAATTGTATCATGATGTATGCCTTATAACTCACACAAGCCAAAATATCGAATTGATGACCCATACTCCTCTTGTCCGACCAGAATTCCTTTTTAATTGTTGGATATAACCTCAGATGAAAATCAAGTTCGAAATATTGAAGGAAAGATGTTCAAGATAGCCCTAAGACAAAACTCATACGTAAGGGATTGAAATCCTGATTCCACAGTTCCATGTTCAAAGAAGAACTAGGTGAACCAGTCTACGTACACCTCAAAACATTATGGAACCTTAAcaattcaagatccttgatcccaatactaattttattgattaatgaatgtatgatatgTTAGATGGCCTAATGGGGATATGCAGATGAGATGCAAAGCTTAAGCCTGATAAAattaaaagggtaggacaaattttgGGTATGACAACTTTTCTGACTTTAGAGATGGATTTCACTGATGACATGGTAGTTAATTTTAGGAGTGAGGATCAGCAGAGACGATATGAGATTTTGGCAAAGCGTGAGATGGGTCTCACCGCTTTCTCGCATGATGCGACTCTGACAGTTCTAGGTATCCGGGAAAGTGTGCATTTTATGCTTCATCAGATTGGTTGGGAGGATCTCCTCACCGCCCGTACACCCACTTTCCATAACCTGGCCTTAGAGTTTCTGAGTTCACTCCGATATGAGCCTAGACTTGGATTAGGTTTCAACAGAGGAAGAGTTTCATTCAGATTGTTTGGATTCACCTACCGCTTCACCACCTGTCAGTCGGCCGAGTTACTAGGATATCCCACAGGCATGGATGCCTTAATGGAACTCGATGATGAGTACTTCCCTGATAACATCGTTGACCACTTTTGGAGTACCATATCCGGTAGAAACCAGAATAATCTATGACTCTCTTCAGAAATCCACAATCCCGCCATTAGGTATTTCCAGATGATTCTAGCCTTCACACTTCTTGGAAAACCTTTGGGCGATACTTCGGTGACTAAGGATGAGCTAGGCATTATGATGTGTGTTTTCCAAGCCAGACCGGTTATGGGAGTTTCATTTATGCTTGCTAAGATGGCCACTCTGGCCCGAGATACCATCGGTCCTATCCTTGTAGGTGGTCTTGTTACTAAGATCGCCCGTGCTTTATCTTTGAGAGGCCCGCTTGCTAGGTTGATTCCTTATGGAGGATTCAAATCCATGGACATGGAGTTTTGCTTCAACAAGAGCCTAATTAGCAACTACGAGTCTCCACCTTATTAGCTTCTCGTGAACTATGAGCCGGTTAATCATTTTGCTTTACCTTGCATTAGGCTCACAAGTGTTCACAAGAAAGAAAATTGGATTTATGACTTGGAAGGACAAGGTGAGAATGACTTCGAGGAAGAAGAAAGTGATCCGAGGACACCGACTGGCTACTATGACATTGATACTACACCTGATGAGGATGTGCCTATGGTTGACCACGCCGCTACTATAGAGACCCTTCGGAACGACGTTGCTGTACTTCGTACCGATTTAGGGAGACTCCGAGGAGATTTCCACGGATTTGGTCACGGCAAATCTCGACAGTTTTCATCAACACTTTCAGTCCATCCCACCTCCGAAAAGTGGCTAATTGAAGACCGCTAATTTTTATTTCTAACTCTTACATTTAGACAATTAGGACATCgtctagtttaagtgtgggggaaggGAATGTGTAGTTAGGATTTACTGCTTTAAgtagttttaatttttagtttttcaaatttcagcattttaattagttttttttttaataagcaatttgaatCTAACGGGTTTTgaacctgagaccttgagaggagcacactctcattTCCAAGCGTTTAGGGTTTAATTAGTTAATATTTCCATTTTtagaacaaaattttaattttcagttttttctattttaataaaattcagtATTTTCTTTATTCTGATTTTATTTCTCTGCTCTATTTTATCTGCTAAGTTTGTGTGTGTGCATCACAAATTCTGCTTCTTCTATgtactaatgtttatgttcattcACTGCTATAGTTAGTATAAAATTATTGCTGTTAGTGAATATAGTTAGTGAATATATGGAACACAGCAAAATATCAGTGCCATCTTTGCTTTATAGTGATATTGTTATGAAAAAATTAGTATTGATATATGCCATTTATTTACTCTGCTGAGAACTATGCATGCACCCCATGATAATACTTTGACTGCTAGTCAAAATTATTTGTATGAATTATTGTTGGTCCAATAGAAATGCATGCATTCTGGTCAAAAAGCAATGTATGGAATCTCTGCGCAACACAACAGACCACGCCAACACAGTCTGCCTTGCCTTCACGCATGCATGAAGACTCTGCTGTTCGTCAGAATGGGCCATGCGCCGGTCGGAAGGCCTTGGTAAATGCCGTTCTTCCCCCCTTGCCACGTGATGGTCGACATATCTTTAAATGCAGAAGTACATCTGTTTCGTTCCAAGACCAGAAGCAACCAATTTCTCAGCTATTTCAAACTTCTCAGTGCTAAATTAATTTCCATTTTCATCTTCAATTCAAACCTCATCTTAATTTCCATTCAATACTCAGTCAATCTATTTTCAACCTTCACACCACTATATTATCCCTCTGCTACAAACAGAACCACAAGCAATTTATCTGCTATTTCTCCTACAATTTTCTTTCACACTTCCagcaaaaaaattattatggctAACCTTAACAACCAAAACGAAGAAGAGTTTCCTGGTGTCATTTTCCAAAACGGAGAAGCAGGATAAATTAAACAAAACCGATACCGAAGTTTCGCTCAAAGAGGGGTGGTAGCATCAAGATTCGCCCATATCGAAAGCTTGCGAAGTTTGGGGCTGTTTAACCACGGTGTGTGAATATTGCTCAATAAAACGGGTTTATCATTCGTGAGCACACTAGACTTCCCCACATACGAGGCGTTAACTTTGGAGTTCCTAAGCTCTTACATTTACAACGCACCCACCGACGCTTCTCACAACCTTATCGGAACCGCTACCTTCCGATTATTCAACCGCGAGTACACCATGAATCAAGAAAGCATAAGTGCTATTTTTGGATTCACAAATGTTGAGGGAGTCAACTATAGAATTCCGCCTGAGCATAACTGGCCAAGAACCTCAAATGATATTTGGCATCGGATATCTGGTAATGAAAATGTCGCTCCCGACATGCGTTTCTCTTCGCAAATTCATAACCTGGTTATGCGTTACTTCCACCGCATTTTAGCAAATACTATTTTTGGAAGaaccaacaacaacaaagtcAATGGTAAGGAGTTATACTTCTTTTATTGTGCTTTTACCAATCATCGGATCAATGCCAGCACCTTCCTTATGTCTCATATTCAATCTCTcgtatcaagagaaggaaatgcACCATTTTGTGTAGGATGGCTTGTCACTTGTATAGCTCGAGCCCTCGACATGAATGATAGGATCGAAAATTTACCTTCTCTACCGCCCGTTTTTATGGATATCAATAACTGCAGAGCTGGTCGCCTTATCAAATCAAGACCAGACGGAAGGTACAACCTCATGGTGCGAAACAGAGAAAATCGTAGTGTTATACTGCCAAACATCGAGATCACAAGGATAGACCGCATAGACAACTAGATCTACGATCTCGACGCACCCGCTCCCGGTGGAAACATACAGGATGATCAAAATAATGCAGATAATGTGGATGAGGTTGAACAAGAAATGGATCAAGGAGAGCCCCAGCCTGATGAAAACCCCCAACCCAATCCTGAAAATGTTGCTGGACCATCTGTACCTCCACCCCGAAGAAGGAATCAACCAGTCACACTGGATGATGTGTATAGAGAGATGATACGTAACCACGAGGAAGAAACTCAGTGTCATCAAAGGATTGAGGCGGGTCAGAATGAAATGATGACGCTGATGCGTCAAATGTAAAGAGATCAACACGACTATGCATACTGGAATGATCAAAGCATTGCAGACCTCACTAAAGAAATGCATTGCTTGACATATCGTGTTGAAGGCTTACATGAGTATGTGTACCATGCTGGGATAGTTCCGCCTAGAGACGGCGATGAAGGTCGAAGAGGAAGAAGAGCACGAACCCGAGGAAGAGCATGAGGAAGAGGAAACGAGTAGTGAGTTTTCACCGTTTCTACCACACAAGGTCGCATTGAGGACAAAGCaacgtttaagtgtgggggaggaagcttcctgcttttcattttttttcgtgAGATTTTTAATTCCTAGTGTTTAATTTTCAGTATTTTTAGTTATTccctaaaattttttttttatttcttgtcattCCAACCCATGTACTCTAAGTTTAATATATGCGAGTATTTTCCGTTTGTAGAATTCTCCGCCTACTTGAACcataaacctttttttttactATACGCATATCCTGACACGCTCGAAAAGTACAAGAATACAACAATTTAAGATATGTTAGAACCGAAGCACTAGTAAACAAAATCGCTACAGTCTTGACACTCTAGAACTCTGATTTATGCAAGACTCAATTTAAGTATCTAttatttcaaagtctttaacctcTAGCCTTAAAGTAGCTTCGACTAGTTTATTCAgtagtcggcaccgtcttaaacacaaactacgtagggagccgatgaatataagtgaatgatcctgaaaaATTCTCAGTAAAGAATTTAAAAGATTGCACTGACTAagctaggtgaccctcacccggtcatttaacccAAAGGATGTATATCTCGCAAACAATAAGGAAACCTATTGTCAGTTGGTTCAAAAGTATCTGATATTGAACTTGGTAGGGCGAATTACGCTTCGATCCCCCGCAGCTTACAACTGGTTAAAGAAGTGGGTACCATAGAAATGTGTCAGAGCCCCGTGCTaataaggatcagagtcactaaccggttactCAACTATCTGCGTGTGAAGATAAAGGGCTCAATGTGATTGCACTCGAATGAGAACAAGCAAAATCTAGCGAAATGGTCTAGATGAGCTGTAATAGCATGATTTGAATTGGTCTGCATAAGCCGGaattgtctagtgtcgctactgtaTCTTTAGTGTTTATATTGAGCTTTCGTGTCTCTAACAAAGTATCGCCGCGACGAGTACGAATCGAGATGATTGTCATGCATGTGTAAAatctttttcttgattgtttgctTGAGGGCAagcaaagttcaagtgtgggggagtttgataacacgaaaacgtatcatatatttagcttaatttacatgcattattattctattttatttcaattttattattttattttgtattatgccggtatttctatttgttttcaggAATTTATTTAATCGGAGCTCGCAAAAGAAATAGTCGGAAAAAGGACTTAAAATGGAGAAGAATTGCTTAAAAGAACATTTAAATAAGGAGGTGCAAATAACAAGAAGAACCAGGCCCAAACACACGCAAGCCCAACACGCACAGGAAGTGGATGCACGTGACGTGGGGCACGCTGAAGCACCTGCCGGTCGGCGTACACCCCCTCCTGCCGGTCGGCACCCCCTTGAATATTAGTGTGTACGTTAGTCACACACCCAGACCCAGAAGAGGAGTCTGTTTCAAAATGCTATTTTCTCTCCTCCAATTTCTACGCCGTGAGCATGCTGTTACGAGACATTTCCAAGATCAATTCAAAACCTAGTACATCTCTATAAATATCCAACAAGACCTGAATCAAA encodes:
- the LOC131662645 gene encoding uncharacterized protein LOC131662645 → MDWSTKLHEALWAYRTAYKTLIGTTPFKLVYGKTCHLPVELEHKAYWAIKTLNLSYTGAGDRRLLDINELEEIRLDAYENAKIYKERTKKWHDKRISRKEFNEGDVVLLFNSRLKLFPRKLRSRWSGPFEVTKVYPSGAVEIKGKSSDSFVVNGQRLKHYHIVENKDYIDSLKLVELIAESKN